The window GAACCCGTGGTCGCTGGCGAAGACCCGCCGGGCGGGCGAGATCGCCCTGGCCAACCGCCTGCCGATGGTGAACCTGGTCGAGTCGGCGGGCGCGGACCTGCCCACCCAGGCGGAGATCTTCATCCCGGGCGGGCGGGTGTTCCGCGACCTGACCCGGCTCTCGGCCGCGAAGATCCCCACGGTCAGCGTGGTCTTCGGCAACGCCACCGCCGGGGGCGCGTACGTGCCGGGGATGTCCGACCACGTGATCATGATCCGGGACCGGTCGCAGGTCTACCTGGCCGGGCCGCCGCTGGTGAAGATGGCCACCGGCGAGGTCACCGACGACGAGTCCCTCGGCGGGGCCGCCATGCACGCGAGCACGTCCGGCCTGGCCGACTTCCTCGCCGAGGACGAGCCCGACGGCATCCGGCTCGCCCGGCAGTGCGTACGCCGGCTGAACCGGCGCAAGCAGGGCCCGCCGCCGCGCAACCCGTTCCCGGCTCCGCCGAAGTACGACCCGGAGGAGCTGCTCGGCATCGCCAGCGCCGACCTGAAGGTGCCGTTCGACCCGCGCGAGGTGCTGGCCCGGGTGCTCGACGGCAGCGAGTTCGACGAGTTCAAGCCGGCCTACGGCACCGCCCTGGTGACCGGCTGGGGCGAGCTGCACGGCTATCCCGTCGGGGTGCTGGCCAACGCGCGGGGCGTGCTGTTCAGCGAGGAGGCGCAGAAGGCGGCCCAGTTCATCCAGCTCGCCAACGCCGCCGACACCCCGCTGATCTTCCTCCAGAACACCACCGGCTACATGGTCGGCACCGAGTACGAGCAGCGCGGCATCATCAAGCACGGCGCCCTGATGATCAACGCGGTGTCGAACTCGACCGTGCCGCACCTGACGGTCAACCTGGGCGCCTCCTACGG is drawn from Micromonospora sp. NBC_01740 and contains these coding sequences:
- a CDS encoding acyl-CoA carboxylase subunit beta, coding for MTTLRSAVDASSPGYRANREALLERLAELETALDQARAGGGEKYVARHHKRGKLLPRERIELLLDPDSPFLELSPVAAYGTDFPVGASVVTGIGVVEGVECLIVANDPTVRGGAVNPWSLAKTRRAGEIALANRLPMVNLVESAGADLPTQAEIFIPGGRVFRDLTRLSAAKIPTVSVVFGNATAGGAYVPGMSDHVIMIRDRSQVYLAGPPLVKMATGEVTDDESLGGAAMHASTSGLADFLAEDEPDGIRLARQCVRRLNRRKQGPPPRNPFPAPPKYDPEELLGIASADLKVPFDPREVLARVLDGSEFDEFKPAYGTALVTGWGELHGYPVGVLANARGVLFSEEAQKAAQFIQLANAADTPLIFLQNTTGYMVGTEYEQRGIIKHGALMINAVSNSTVPHLTVNLGASYGAGNYGMCGRAYEPRFLFTWPNAKSAVMGPAQLAGVLSIVARQAAAARGWDYDEDSDAAMRMMVEQQIESQSGALFLSGRLYDDGVIDPRDTRTVLGLCLSAIHTGPVRGADGFGVFRM